The genomic window AGACGATGCCTAGTCGTGGACTAGTTGTCAGTCCACATCCCACGcttaagtccatcacttaggcatGAGGTGTGGGCTTGGCACCTAGATTGGACTAAGCGTGCTGGCACCTAGTCCATTTGGAAGTTTGGGTGATTTTAGCCTTTGATacttgatttgttttgctttccaAGACCTGTTATCCCTTGAGTTTAGCTTAATTTTATTGCAAGGAGTCTGATTTGACCCAGTGGTTGCAAACTTTATGTTGAACACAGAGAATTTTTGCTATTAGTATCtcagaaaattacaatttgtgcagaaattagattgcttgcaaGGTCTATCTTCTAACTGAATTGATTGAGTTAGGATTTTAGGTGTGATTTGAGTTCTGCTAATGTATGCATTAGACAGCTTAAGTCAGAGTCGTGTAGGCGTCTTTTAcagtctttcaaatttgttcatatttaGTTGACATCTACCATAGGTCCAGTTTAGAGAGCACAAATTTCAAAGTAGgtattattttggttattttctgtttcatgtatatTGTTTAGCAGTCAGTTTTAGTTCTACAATGAGAAGTCTATCATCTGGTTTAAATTCAATGCATTAAacattcatttttctgttttataagttgattttgactAATCCTGACTTTCTTACATTCTAACTTAACCCATAAAACATACAGCTaacattttagaattaaaaataactaagcAAAATTGCAACAACTTTTGGATGCCTTTTTAGGCTAGGAGCCAGGCGCCTAGCCGCCTTGACAACTAAGTGGATGAAAGAATCTAAGTTTGTTATATGCagtaaaaagtatattttttgcttGTCCTTTGGAAATAAGTGCCTCAAGCAACTGTTGTCCCTCTGCAGATAATAAATGACCGCCATATTGGAGGTAAATGCTATGGATTTGTTACTTTCACAAATCCAAGATCAGCAATTGATGCAATCAATGATATGGATGGGAGGGTAAGCAATCCTTCTTGTTATGTTACAAGGCGATAAATTTTCCTTTAGTATTCTCTATGGTTGCCAATTTCACTCTCAAGAATTCTTTGGTAGTGATTTTCTCCAGGACTGTTTCTTTTCACATGTAGCTTTTCTGAGGAAGATCCAaaaggttttgaaaataaaacaaatagaaTGGTAGAACCTATCAAAGCATATCTTGATTGTTTTTCTTCCGAAAAAGAAACAGATGTCTTAAGAATGTGACTAACCAGAAAAACATACTTTTAAAAGGTACACCAATTTTTTTGattcaataattttgaaagTGTTGCAATTTCTTCCATTGTTATCGACATGCTTCAAGATTATGAGAATGGCaaacttttttgaaataataaggtttttcttCTGGTCTATTGTATCCTATGTCACAAAGGTGCGGGTACGGGCACCTGTGCggagcattttcaaaaactttggTGCGGGACATGACtacatgtgcacacacacacacacatatatgtcaacaatgaaatttaagcaaacaaacacatatattcaacatttatattaaataaaattGCTAATGGGAGATACAAAAATagatcaaaaggaaaaatatgattttgccATGTCCAAGCCATGTTCCGCACCCACATTGGTGTCCAGCCATGTCGCCTGGGTGCAGCACCCTTCAAGGagtgtccatgtgacataggttgtaTCTAATGttatacatctctctctctctctctctctctcttgtatctaggggacgtcttgtccccaaattttgttatatatttcccattttatcagctctctctctctctctctctctctctctctatacacacacacacacacacacacacatatgtgaTTGATTTTTAAACACTTTGAGCCAGACAATAGGAGGTAGAGTTGTGAAGGTCAATGAAGTACGGACTAGAGGTGGAAGGCCAGGTCACATGCATGAGCGTTTccgagaaaatgagagagacaTGGACTGGAACAGGGACAGGGATAGAGGACGGTTTCAGGATCATGATAGAGACCATTATCGGGATAGGAACAATGACCGATCTCGAGAACGGGATCATGATCATAGACGCGATGATCGTAAGAGGGACCGTGACCCTGAACAAGTTAGAGATCAAGACAGCAATAGAATATATGATCGTGACTGGCAAAGAGATCATGATGCAGATTGGGACCAAGATAGAAGCATTGAAAGGGTTAAAGATTATGAAAGAAATGATGTTAAGAGTACAGAGGAAAGGTTGAATGATCGATTTGGGTAAGTCTTTTATGTTTCTATTATGACATCTCACGCatgatcttgttctttgtgTGCAAGAAAAATAGCTGATGGATATACGTAAAAGTAGATAAAATGCATATCTGTCTGAGTATAAGCTGGTATTCAGTTTTGttaagttatttttcttgtgcTAGCCTCCTAGGTGATTGTTGGTTTTAATAAGTTTAATAAGTACTTATTTAAATAGAGCTGTTAGTTAACTTACTCTTGATTTATTCAAGCAGTTCAAATTTTGCTGAGCGGCGAACTAGAGAGCGCTCAATCTCCAGTGACGAATCTCCTAAGCAGGTGAAAAAGACAAACAATTTAAGACTTCTTCTTTATGGGCATTTATTGCATTTATCTTCAACTTATTTTGATCAATCATCTTAGGTGAAGGACAAGCTGGAAGCAGCTGTTCAAAGGCGAGATGATCTACAAAGTGAGGTGCAtttatttgtaatttcaaaTTGTTGGAGTATGAAGCTGTAGACCTTAAAATTTGTCTCATATGTTTGTATGTCTCATATCTTGATCTGCAATATTGTTGTCTCAAGGATCTCATGTTTGTGCATGTCCTGCCCATGGAGGTACACATGTTTAACCTTAAACTGTTGGTACCTGAAATGCCTTAGAGCCATTTGGAGCTTTTCCAGATCCAATCAATTGGATATGTGGGACGCTCAGCATAAAATGCTACCATCTAACTGTCAGTCATACGACTAGTGGTCATCACTCATCACTCTGATCCTTGCCTAGTACATAAATTCTATGACTGTCTGGTCCTACTGATGAATTGCCTCTTAGTAATGCTATCTTGCTTTCACGTTATCTTATCCACATGCTTTATTTCTTTGGTGAGTTTGAAGATGTCTTAGTTTTTTATGATAGATCAGTGCTTTAGTTTTTTATGATGGATCAGTGCTTCTTGATGTTTATCATCAGATTGCTGAAATAGATGAGAAGCTTGAGACAAAGCAATTATTAGTTGCAGATTTGCAAGAGAAATCGCAGGTTTGAACCTTACATAATTAAAGATCTGTTTGTCATTTGATTATCTCACAATTTTGTTACTCATTGATTGCTGTCGCATGCTTGATAAGTGTCACTGTTCTTTGAACTGTTTCTCTGGCAAATCTTCTCATTGATTGCAGAAGCTAGAGGATTCACTAGCTAGTGCCAAGAAGCTCTTCTTTTATCGTGATATGCAGCTAATGAAGGTAAGGTTCTATCTCTGATTTGATTCTACATGAAGCATAAGACCATCATGATGTCTTATTGATGATTTCTATGTATCTTATGCAGTTGCAGAAATGTTTTCTTCAAGTAAAAGACTGCAAAGAAAGATTAAAGGGCTACGAGCAAGAGCTCCAGGTATTCCTTCTCTTCATCTTTATATTTTATTGCTCCTTGAAGGTTCTCAAAATTAGAGTGTCTGTTTGAAGACACCAAGTTCACGTATTGTAGTTCATGGACATGCATTAATTTTCTTGTGAGAAACTTTTAAGTCTTTACTTTCTATAGACCACGTTCTGTGTGCAGTTTGTGTTGTTAAAGCAGCGTTTAGGCTTCTGCTTACTCTCACTTAAGCCTCTAAGGTTGACTGCTTGCTTAGGCCACTTAAAACATCTGCACCAATACCTTAGgtttttctcttcaataattTAGACTTTTTTCTTACGTTTTCCTTTTCAACAATCCagattcttttcttctttcttttcttttgtcatttgaaGGAGTCgggttttctcttctttttaatgaaatttttagtgtatagttttttttttattagaattatAATAAAAATCAGCTCTATGAACAAGCAGTGTTAATGTGAATCCATGATTAATTGTTTTGTTGTCATAAGTTGATAGGCTAGGTTTTTATTGTGAAAGGGTTCAATTGTAATGTTGGGGGTGGGGGTTGGGGAGCGTGGGGTTTGATCTCTTATTGCCCCCAGCCTGCGTAGGTTCTAGGCTTAATTCACACCTAGGCTGTACCTAGCGCATTTGACAACATAGCATGCAGTTTATGTATAATCATAGTGCGATAGTTTGTACCTGCATTCTTTTTCTGTCATGATCGATTCTTTATCAACCTGATGTCTAACCTGCCCAGTGTCTGAGCTCCACTTCCAATTCAGAGGCACTTCTAATTCTCCTCTACACCTTCTCATGCATTAGGCTCTTGTGGATACGGCAATGATTGAAAGTGATGATGTTGCAACAGCACCGGCCCGTGATGTATCAGTGTAGCGAGAGGGATGCTCATGGCATAATAGGAAGGTTTGAGTCTCATAGTAACTATAACATTACTATAACATTTAACTTATGCTTTTGCCTTTTTGATAATATTGCTTGCAAGATCTGTCAGTTGCATCTGCCTTAGCCATTCTCGTGGTTTATGCTCTTAACTATGCTTAGGTGCATTTATAACTTAAACCAATTTGGCCTTCGTTGACTGTCCTACGCTTTAGGCCATTCTTTCATATTGCTGTAATGAATACCTCTTCTTTCTGTTGGAAAATGGTTAAACTTTGTCCTGTATTGATTCTATTTTGTTACCCTTTCTTATACAGGTTTGATGACACTAGTTGGTGAAGCTGATctttttcttatgaatttttttgttacaattgATTTAAAAAGCTAATAGTGCTACACTGGAAATGTGCTTGAAGGAACTTCCATGATACCCATGTATAAATGTGCTTTAATGtagtatttgattttcttttgctcGTTGTCTTCTGGTTCCTGTGCATAGATGTCTGTCTATGCTCTTGTGCTGATAATTTGGACAAGTAAAAGCCTTGGTGGGTTGGGTTTATTCTACTTCTAGTTATGACTCGacctctccttttctttatcTTCCTTTTTTGGGGGATGGGGCGAGTTGGCATTGTCTCGATACCTGCCAGTTATTCCATGCTCCTAGGGGTCAAACTATTTGCACCTTTATTCATACTTTTGACCTCAACCTGGAGGTTTTAAGTTAGCCTCGTGTTGGTCTAGTTCCTTCTAATTTGAGGACACTAAAAAGCCGTAATTTATCTTCTGTGGAGATGAATATGCCAATGAATATGTGTAGGCCTTTGTGCAGAGTAAGGTCACCTGAAAAATTTCTACATTTATGTGTCGATCTTGTGAAAATCGTCTACTGAAGGTTGAGAAGTAAGAAATTTGACCTGGATTAAGTAATTTCTCTGGACGTTGTTAATTGAGTGGTTGAATCTGGTTCGTGGTTTTTGGGACTAAAGTTGATAAAAATGCTGCACATCATTAAGTCTGAATCCAGTTATCTATGAGTTCCTTGTTGAACAACTCGGTGGTTCTTCCATACATATATTTATGCGTGTGAAAACTGAGATTAGTCAGATCCCACCAGTTTATGCTGATTAAAAGATGCACTGAAGGTATTGCACCTCTTTTAGCTTGAAGGTCTAGTGCATTGGAACAAAGTTGCGTATCTAGCTGCAGCACATATGTAAGGATTGTTCACGTAAAAGTGGCTTTGGAAAAGGAGAGAGGGTATCTCAAACCGTCGACAAAATAAAATGATCATGACACTGATCATGCAAAAAACATGCTACACTTCCGAAGTTTGCTTCGCGTTATGGTGCAACTGATGTTTGTTGCAAGATAGCATGGTTGTCACACGCTTCAAGGGTATTCGGTTTATATTACTGAACCATCAAAAAATGCAGCAAAAAATGCAGCAGCCTCCCCTTATGGTGAATGTGCGGTGTAGtgtttcattttgaaaagtttagtcttgtatttaAAATTGTAAGGAATTTTGAGGAGCTTGAGAGTTAATTGATTGGTTTTAAAATTGTAAGGAATTTTGAGGAGCTTGAGAGTTAATTGATTGGTTTCCATGACTGAAATTATTAAGGGTTAGGTTGAGATCCACCAAACGAGGAGCCCGAACTTTGTATGAGATTGGGTCACAGTGATATCAGAGCCAGTTTAATACTTCGATAGAGAGTTTTATATGTGTCGATTTGTGTAGCTTAAGAGGAGTGAATTGTAATGTCCCACTTGAAAAAGTTTAATCTCATATATAAGATTGCAAGGAATATTATGAGATAATAGAGttatttaagtgattgatttgcctTGGTAGTTTGTTTTGGGATTAAAATCAAAACTGTTAGGAGACGAGCTGGGGTCCATCAAACCCGGAGTTAAAATCGGTGTGGAAGTGGACCAAATTGTTACATACAGAGTCAAtattaaatgtatttttaaaacttaaaaggccACTGTTGCTGCATGAACAGGATTGTTGGGCAGTTCATGGCCACGCTTTTAGACCCAACACCTAATGCTCCCAATCTAAGAAAACTATTTGGttgcgtttggatgacaccttaataaaaatggtttttttttttttttgaaaacctggttttgtgaaaatcaaattgttaatgagttttgaaaacttggtttatgTGTTTGGATAACCTgtcaaaaaccaggttttcactttttaaaacctggttttttgtTTGGGcaacaaaaatgagtttttacaTCATAATATTATTTACAACCAAGGTTGTTGAAATATTTATCATAGTAACCGAAGTAAGATGAACAGTGCCCTTTTCTCCAAAACATCGTTTTGGCTGAAAAAAGACAACCACACCACGCACGTGATTTTTGGTTGCAAGAATGACCGTAttcttgaataaaaaatgtgaaaccaCAAACTGTAtgtcaatattttcttttaagtaaATCACTTGTAAATATCACTTTCTAGGATTTCTTAAAAAGATTAACGTCGTCAACTTATGGATGCAGGATTCTTGGAAAAGCATACTGGTTGCTCTGGATTTATGTTATTTACAGAGTTGCGCTGTCAAAACTTCTAGAATCAAATTCGTCCTGCCAAATAATAGATGTGTAAAGAAAAAGTGTGGTAGTTGCCATTTCTGTCGTAATCCTATGTCACACAACCAGTAAGAGCTCCATAGAATTTCGAACTTGGTAGGTTGATCAGTTAAGGATGTGAACAGTCCAATACCAGAAAAGCTTCTCCTGGTGTAAGATAGCAATACAATTCTGCCTCACCTAAGcttgctatatatatacacacacgcccgcatacacatacatgcacacaagagtgagagagagacttaATATACCTCAAAAAGAAAGCGGCATTGCAATATTTTGGTCCTAAAATTTTGCTGTTTATCTTACTAATTTAAGTTTGTTATAAACACGCCTGTGCTTTGTGTGTGCCCACGATTTGATACACCTTCCAAACAAAATCAGCCTTAATTGCAATATTTTAGTGCTAAACCTTTGCTGTTTTATCTCCCTAATAATCAAAGTCTGCTACTGAGAAACGCCACCAATCACCATCCATCCTAAAGATGAACGGCCTTAAGCAGTAAGCCTTCTGGCTCGCCTCTGAACCTTACACTATAAATCTCCAGTACCAAGAAAGGTTGTAGACACGATACCGGAAGGCTATTGGGAGAGCGGCCTCGCCAACAGTGAAATGGCTGAAGTCTTCATTAGACGTGTAAGAACTGTTCCAAGCACAAAGCATTCGATGCCATGGAAAATTTTCTCTCTGTCAGCCCTCGATCACTGCATGGAATTTAACAGCCTTCGCATCATTTACTACTACAAGTTTCCCGGCGAAGAATCAATTACCAGGAGGTTGCTGCAGTCACTTTCAGAAGCGCTAACGAGCTTTCCGGTGATAACCGGGAGGCTCCTAATGGATGACAAAGGGAATTGGACGATCAAAAGCAATGATGCTGGAGTCAGGGTGATACAAGCTACAACAGGAGTGAGCCTTGATGAGTGGATGAAGATTGCAGGTAACCGTGACGAGATCAGACTTACATACTGGGATTACGAGCACGAAAAATCATATGTCTGGTCTCCCCTTCACATCCAGGTAGAGAAATTACAGTGTCTCATTCTTCAATTTTAGTCTTGGAAAATAAGCTTTCTGTTCTTGTCCACCAGTACCCATGTGAGCTTGGATCCTGCAGTCAGTCCTGCATCCATTATTTGGTCGTTTTGGATCAAGTTGGATGACCAAGTTATGGTTGGTTCGAATAATATGCTCCCACTGTTTCAAATAAGGCATATGTTTTGGCAAACAAGTAGCTCAAACTTGATCTTTGAAACAGAGAAATTCATGAAAATTCATTGTCTATATAAGATTTTTTGAGCTTCGAACGCTAGCTAAGACTTAATTCTAAATCCTTTATGATCTTTGTCTGCGTGTcagattttcatgatttttctttttgaaattgcaGTTTTAGAGGTTCTGCATCCATCGTATGGTTGAAGTTGTAAAAAAAAGCTGTAAAATGGGTGGACTGAGTGGACAGAAAATTCTAATTCCCACTTATATATGTATCGGTATGATAGGTAACAGATAGCCTAAGGCCCTAAACATGCCGAGGCTGTTCGCTGAGTCATTtcaaatcaacatgaaaaagttcTTCTGAGCCGAGCATGATTCTTAAtaagttgtaaaaaaaaaagctgtaaAATGGGTGGACTGAGTGGACAGAAAATTCTAATTCCCACTTATATATGTATTGGTATGATAGGTAACAGATAGCCTAAGGCCCTAAACATGCGAGGCTGCTCGCTGAGCCATTtcaaatcaacatgaaaaagtttttcTGAGCCGAGCATGATTCTTAATTCTTATTATCCTGATATTTCAAAGTGTGGAAGAGTTCTTATATTTTGACTTGAATTAGGCCAAGTTACTGTAAGATAGCGGTGATGGCATACTAAaaccatgtaaaattttcatttgtgaAGCTAACAGAGTTTGAAGGTGGAGGGTTAGCGATCGGATTGAGCTGCACTCATCTAGTTGCAGATATGGCCTCCCTCACCATGTTGGTCAAAGCTTGGGCAGATACGCATGCACTGAAAGAGAGACCACAGCCTCCTTCTTTCTATCCCTTACCTGCAAAAGCttgcaagaaaacattttctaaGCTTGAAAATGGGATGATAGAGTGCTACAAGTCCATGTCTAAACCAATCGACACTGAAACTCCATGTCCAGAGACGTGCGAGCCCAAATACGAGACACTTGCATTTCTCTTCACCGAGGAACAGATAAGCAAGTGCATGGAGGCAGCACAACTTGGGTCAGTCAATGAACCTGCAGCTTCTGCCGCGTTTGAGGTCCTTGCTGCCTTGTTTTGGATCAGTTGCACCAAAGCAAAGAAGAAACCCAAATTAGTGGACCTGTTAGTGTGCATTGACATGAAGAAGACAATGGGGTTTCGATCCGATTTTTTTGGCAAttccatggttttcaataaaGTATATGGCTCAGACGAGATGTTAAGAGATAATGAGTTAAGATCTGCATCAAGGGCTGTACATGGTACTGTTAGGAAGATGGGAGAGGAGGAGATGCTGGATCTTCTTCAATACATGGAATCAAATAGAGATGAGTATGGTCGACTTCCGAAGACTGTCTTGCACTATGGACCTGACCTAGTCTGCATTAACTTGGAGAACTTGGAACCATACTCTGCTATATTTCAGAAAGGAACAGAGCCTCTTCATGTCTCTTTCCACTCATTGCCCATGGTTGGCAGCGAGGGACAGATTATGATTCTTCCGTCCCCACAAGGGGGATTGAGCAGGATGGTCATGGTTTCGCTCCCGCTGGATCAGATCAGAAGACTTAGGGAAGATGCAGCTATACTAGGCTTCAACCCAACTATACTTGGGGGGACGAGGAAACCATGAGCAACATAATCTTGGATGTGCTTTTAATAGGCTATGCACAACTTTGAGTGGATCATGAAAGAGAACCAATAATGCTTTTATTCTAGCAATCTTGGGCTTTCTAATCTTGAGAAGTATCAGAAATCTTCTTCAAAATATCTGCTTTTCCAATTCTTGAACTGGTAATGCTTATCATTCCTTACAATCTATACGTTTTCCAAGTTCATTTTCGCCAAGTTCACAATTCAGCACGATTCCTCATTATGAATGGGTAATAAATTTTACATACTaaagggaaaggtgaaaagcCTTTATGATCTCAGGTTTGCTAATCTAGTTCCAGTTTTAAAGTCAGAACTTTGACCTCTTTTAAATTGAAGGCCTTATGCCGGATAACTCAGAGCTCTTAAATCAAGCATAAAAAGCTCTGAAATTTCAGAAACTGAATTTGTCAAATGTAATTTAGACAATATTGTTTTCCAAGAATGATTGGATACCTACGACCAACATGAGCCAGCACATGCACATACTACTGCTGAATCCTCCATTAACATGAGACAGGAAACCAATCTGACAAGGAAATGCCTAAAAAGGATTCAAACACGGTGCCGTAAGCAGTTTTACATCAATAACAAGGCATGAGAGGATACCGAGACATAAGTTAATTTAAGTGTCTCAATAGCATAGTGGGAACACATATACGGaacaaataatacaaaaacATTACAGAAATAAATCTTACCTCAAGGGGATGTAAGATGCATGAGATGATTTGTCTAATATGCAATGGAAGGCTCAACGATCTTTTTGCAAGTTAGAATATGATCACAAGACCTAACTTGTGCGATCACTAGGTAAACTGCAAATGCCCTGAAATCCTTTGAGATTTCTAGTTTTTGCTAAACTATGCTTACAAATTTACAGGTTCAAAGCGAAATTCAGCAATTTGAAGGACTTCAAACTTTAAATATGCCATATATAAGAGTTAACTTTGGTTGGATTGAACTAAAAACTATGGGAGCGTGACTTATctaaaattaatatttcaaaatcatgcagCTGAATGTAAGCTTACCATATTCTAATGAcctacatgaaaattttttgattGTATAATCTGTGTACTCATATATTTAAATCTATAAATGGATGAGACAGAGAGATGGAGAATATAAGCATACTCCTCAAGTACAAATAGGGTCTTGATACTTTTCCTGCAATTCTATAAACAGACTCCAGTCTCTCTTCCACAATCACAaagcccaaaaagaaaaagaaaaaaaaaatcggagaaaataggaaaagagaACTGCAACCTCAAACTCTATCAGGAAACCCAATAAGAATTGCAAAAGGCTTCCCTAGAACTTGAGGGTGATATCGCTGCCCGTGCTCTCCTCGCCCTCCTGATCATCTTCATTCTCACTTCTTAAGCACCTGCTCTTTCTCAAAGACAACCCTCTTCCCAACTCTTTCCTGCTCTCCTCGGCATTCTCTCCCTTCCAGCTGCCGCTCTCTGACTTACCCTCCTCCTCAACGCTCTCTGTTCCCTCACCTGCTGTACTGGAGCGAATTGAGCTGTGAGAATTGGAAGAAGTTTTGTTGTCATTGTTGTTGTTGCCGCTATTGTAGTTATTGTTATCCTTAGTAGTCTCTGCATAGATTTGGCGGAGTTGGTGGTGGGGAGGAGGATTCAGTTGAGAGCAGTACCCCAGAGTCATGGCGGAAGGATGAGAataatgtgatggtggtggtggtggcggttgTACCGCAGCGGCTGCGGCCATAGTAGTAGTGTACACATTTGGTGCTGCTGCGTGGGCTGCAGTTGTGTACTCCTGTGGAACCCATATCCCACCAAGGACAACCAGCTGATGTGCTGGCGCTGCCACTACTGCCTGCGGCGTGTGGCTTGGCCTCCTTGTGTGCAGTCTGTATTTCTGCATCGTCACACAGTAAAGCAAATCAGTTCAGATTTCTTGTGAAGTTGTCTACCATGAATGCATATTATACGGTTGAGAAACACTAGATCATCTCCAACTCATGCATAAAATGCTTGCATCATTTcatgcaacaaataaaaattaaactatatatatatatatatatatatatagatagatatagatatataatttAGCTTCTATATTTGTTATTTAATCTTCATCACTTAATCTCGTCAAAATAGACAACCTAG from Nymphaea colorata isolate Beijing-Zhang1983 chromosome 6, ASM883128v2, whole genome shotgun sequence includes these protein-coding regions:
- the LOC116256782 gene encoding uncharacterized protein LOC116256782, translating into MTIDDDNSIYVGGLPYDATEESVRRAFDLYGAVVAVKIINDRHIGGKCYGFVTFTNPRSAIDAINDMDGRTIGGRVVKVNEVRTRGGRPGHMHERFRENERDMDWNRDRDRGRFQDHDRDHYRDRNNDRSRERDHDHRRDDRKRDRDPEQVRDQDSNRIYDRDWQRDHDADWDQDRSIERVKDYERNDVKSTEERLNDRFGSNFAERRTRERSISSDESPKQVKDKLEAAVQRRDDLQSEIAEIDEKLETKQLLVADLQEKSQKLEDSLASAKKLFFYRDMQLMKLQKCFLQVKDCKERLKGYEQELQALVDTAMIESDDVATAPARDVSV
- the LOC116255702 gene encoding protein ECERIFERUM 2; translated protein: MAEVFIRRVRTVPSTKHSMPWKIFSLSALDHCMEFNSLRIIYYYKFPGEESITRRLLQSLSEALTSFPVITGRLLMDDKGNWTIKSNDAGVRVIQATTGVSLDEWMKIAGNRDEIRLTYWDYEHEKSYVWSPLHIQLTEFEGGGLAIGLSCTHLVADMASLTMLVKAWADTHALKERPQPPSFYPLPAKACKKTFSKLENGMIECYKSMSKPIDTETPCPETCEPKYETLAFLFTEEQISKCMEAAQLGSVNEPAASAAFEVLAALFWISCTKAKKKPKLVDLLVCIDMKKTMGFRSDFFGNSMVFNKVYGSDEMLRDNELRSASRAVHGTVRKMGEEEMLDLLQYMESNRDEYGRLPKTVLHYGPDLVCINLENLEPYSAIFQKGTEPLHVSFHSLPMVGSEGQIMILPSPQGGLSRMVMVSLPLDQIRRLREDAAILGFNPTILGGTRKP